One Thiocapsa bogorovii DNA segment encodes these proteins:
- a CDS encoding restriction endonuclease subunit S domain-containing protein: MLDEKRIKGHHLVPYLRNQDVQWGRINTIGLPEMDIVPEEMDRYSVSQGDLLVCEGGEVGRAAVWRGPDGVFGYQKALHRLRPVSSDSDIAEFMYYSLIAASVCGTFQEGDTKSTISHLPAEKFRTYRFPYPRLWPFPGLGGSAARRRERR; the protein is encoded by the coding sequence ATGCTCGATGAGAAGCGGATCAAGGGGCATCACTTAGTTCCCTATTTGCGCAACCAGGATGTGCAATGGGGGCGGATCAATACCATCGGCTTGCCAGAGATGGACATCGTCCCAGAAGAGATGGACCGGTATTCGGTATCTCAGGGCGATCTATTGGTTTGCGAGGGTGGTGAAGTGGGCCGTGCAGCGGTTTGGCGAGGACCAGACGGGGTCTTCGGCTACCAGAAGGCGCTCCACCGACTTCGGCCAGTATCGTCTGATTCGGATATAGCCGAGTTCATGTATTACTCGCTGATCGCGGCGAGCGTTTGCGGGACATTTCAGGAAGGGGATACAAAATCGACGATCTCACATCTCCCGGCAGAGAAGTTCCGCACGTATCGCTTCCCTTATCCTCGACTTTGGCCATTTCCGGGCCTCGGCGGAAGCGCCGCGAGGCGCCGGGAGCGACGGTGA